TGCCGTAGCCATTCGCCTCCAGGATGAACTGATCTCCGGTCCGCAGCCACATGTCCTTGCCGATGGTCTCCTTGGTCTTCTCCTCATCGCCATGGTAGCCCAACATGGTGACATACCCACGAACACACAACTCCCCGGGTTGGCCGAAGGGCACGCATCTACCCTCGGGATCCACCACCTTGGCCTCAATGTGATCCGTCAGATGACCCACTGAATCGAGGACTACGTCGCTGCTATCGCCGGGTAGAGATTGGAAGATCACCGCTGTGGTCTCCGTCAAACCATAGACACTGTGAACCGCTTCCACCCCAAGGATATTCCTGATATCCTTGATGAGCTGTGGCGCCACAATAGCCCCACCGGTGATGGCCTTCTTGATCTTGCCCAGCGGCACCTGCAGTTTCTTCTGCGTGTTGACCAAATCCACATACATGGTGGGTGTGCCATGTATAACCGAACACTTTTCTTTGACAATGGCTTGCAGGGAATCCTTGGGACTGAAACCGGGGGCGGGTAGGATCATAGTAGCTCCCTTGGATAGCGCTGCCATAATTGTAATGATCACTCCGTAGGCATGAAACAGGGGCACCTGTACACAGATCCTCTCGCCCTCCAGCTGATTACGATTTCCCACATGGATGCCATTGTTCACGAAATTGTTATGAGAGAGTACAGCTGCCTTGGGATTTCCCGTAGTTCCCGAGGTAAATTGAATATTACAAGGGGATTCGGGTAGTATGTTATTTTGGATTTGAGAAACCTCTTCACGTTCCGTTGGGTTTGCCAGGTCTAGTAACTCATCGAATCTCAAAGCACCCTTCAAACCATCATTACTATCGATTATCACGGATTTCAGGTGGGGGAACTTCTCACTTCTGATCTTGCCAGGCTGCGCATCCGAGATTTCCGGACAGATATCCCTCAAAATCTCATAGTAATTCTGAGTCTTGAAGGTTTCCGGTGCAATGATGGCCTTGACATTGACCTTGTTCAGGCAATAGGCCACCTCGGGGCCCTGGAAGGCGG
The genomic region above belongs to Drosophila takahashii strain IR98-3 E-12201 chromosome 2L, DtakHiC1v2, whole genome shotgun sequence and contains:
- the Acsf2 gene encoding medium-chain acyl-CoA ligase ACSF2, mitochondrial gives rise to the protein MNSKLQIISRYLLRQKCVFNSMRSISTSMPILISHKHHVGKDPLVYRTVGQQLELTASNYGNVEAIVSCHEGKRYTFQNLLKEADALAAGFRKLGLQPGDAIGLWAPNYMHWYLGMMGAARAGLTSVGINPAFQGPEVAYCLNKVNVKAIIAPETFKTQNYYEILRDICPEISDAQPGKIRSEKFPHLKSVIIDSNDGLKGALRFDELLDLANPTEREEVSQIQNNILPESPCNIQFTSGTTGNPKAAVLSHNNFVNNGIHVGNRNQLEGERICVQVPLFHAYGVIITIMAALSKGATMILPAPGFSPKDSLQAIVKEKCSVIHGTPTMYVDLVNTQKKLQVPLGKIKKAITGGAIVAPQLIKDIRNILGVEAVHSVYGLTETTAVIFQSLPGDSSDVVLDSVGHLTDHIEAKVVDPEGRCVPFGQPGELCVRGYVTMLGYHGDEEKTKETIGKDMWLRTGDQFILEANGYGRIVGRLKEMLIRGGENIFPKEIEDFLNAHPQVIEAHVIGVPDERLGEEVCAFVRLEEGVDPASFTAATLKEYSKGKLAHFKVPRYVITLDAFPKTTSGKIQKFKLVEAFKQKCPEELKVARA